Genomic window (uncultured Hyphomonas sp.):
GCCTTCTCGAAATCATACATCTCGGTCGTCACGGTTGCCTGCCCCACCCTGTTGTAGCGCGGGCCGACCGCCCGCTCCGGCGCGAAGTGCGCATCAAGACGTGCCACCTGCTCCGGCGTCAGAGTTACCTCCGCTGCGCGGAAGTTTTCCTCAAGATGCTTCAGGTTCGTCGTGCCGGGAATGGGCAGCACGTTCGGCCCCTTTGCCAGGGTCCAGGCGAGGGCGAGTTGGGCGACGGAACAACCAGCCTCAGCTGCCATGGTTCTGGCCTCTGCCAGCAGCGGCAGGTTGCCCGAATAATACTCCGGCCTGAAGCGCGGGAATGCCCGGATGCGCATATCCGTTTCGTGGAAGTTTGCCGGGTCCGCAGGCGGATCGGCAAGGAAGCCGCGGCCCACTGGCGAGAAGGCCACAAGCGCTGTGCCCAGTTCCTCACAGGCCTGCATGACCGCAATCTCCGGATTGCGAACCCAGAGCGAGTATTCGGACTGCATCGCGGCGATGGGATGCACAGCCGCCGCGCGGCGCAGGTCCTCTGCCCCCATTTCCGACAGGCCCGCGAACCGGATCTTTCCCTCAGCCACAAGATCCGCCAGCGCGCCGACGGAGTCTTCGATGGGCACGTTCGGATCCGGCCGGTGCAGGTAATAGAGATCGATCACATCGGTCTTCAAGCGCTTCAGGCTCGCTTCGCACGCGGCCTTGATCGCCTCCGGCCGGCCATCCAGGACGCGCTCGCCATCGCGGACGTCCAGCACACACTTGCTGGCCAGGAAATATTCCTGGCGCCGGTGGCCAAGCGCCTCGCCGATCAGCGCCTCACTTCGGCCGACGCCATAGATCGTCGCTGTGTCGAGAAAATCGTATCCAAGATCGAGCGACCGGATGAGGAGCGCCTTTGCCTCCTCCTCCGGAAGCGGCGGCCCGTAGGCATGACAGATGTTCATGCAGCCAAGGCCGATCGGGTAGACCTCCCGGTCTCCGATCTTGCGACGTTGTACGCTCATTCAATCATCCCCGCGGTGTGAATTGCTCCCGCAATTCCTTCTTCAGGATCTTGCCGTTGGCATTGCGCGGCAGCGGCTCATCCATGAAATGGATCTCGACCGGCACCTTGAACGCTGCCAGCTGATTGGCGACGTGGGCGCGCAGTTCGTCCTCGGTCACGCTCATGCCCGGCTTCAGCTGGACGACCGCGCCAACCTCTTCACCCAGCACCTTGTGCGGAATACCGACAACGGCCGCGTCCATCACGGCCGGATGGTCGTAAAGCGCGCTTTCCACTTCGATGCTGTAGATATTCTCACCGCCGCGGATCAGCATGTCCTTGGCGCGGTCGACCAGATAGAGGAAGCCCTCTTCGTCGAGGCGCGCAAGGTCGCCGGTCACGACCCAGCCATTGCGGAACGTCTCTGCCGTCGCATCCGGACGGTTCCAGTAGAGCTTGCAGTTCGACGGGCTCTTGCACCACAGCTCGCCGACTTCACCGGCGGGCATTTCCTTGCCGTCCGGATCGCAGATCTTCAGCTCCACGGCGGAGGGCGGCGCGCCCGCGCTTGTCGGGCGGTTCACATAGTCTTCGCCGATATTCAGCGTCACGGTTGCGCAGGTTTCCGTCATGCCCCAGCCATTGCCGGGCGCCGCGTTCGGCAGGCGGCGTTTGATCGTGGAGACAAGTTCCGGCGCAGACGGTGCGCCGCCATAGGACACGACCTCAATCGAGGACAGGTCATACTTCTCGCGGTCCGGATGCTCCAGAACCTGCCAGGCGATTGCCGGGACACCGCCGATGGACGTGATCTTCTCATGCTCGATGATCGGCAGGGCTTCGGATGCGTCCCATTTGTACATGGTCACGATCTTGTCGCCGCGCAGCGCGGTCGGGATCAGGATCGCGAAGGAACCGGTGGCGTGGAAGAACGGGATCGACATCAGCGTCGCCCGCGTCACGTTCGGATCGGGTTCCGGCACGGCTTCGCCTTTGCGCAGGTACATCCGCGCCGTGCAGGTCAGCGAGTTGAACATGTTGGCGATCACGGCGCGGTGAGTGGCCAGCGCGCCCTTCGGCTTACCCGTCGTGCCCGACGTGTACATGATCGTGGCGTCGTCGTCCGGGCCGATCTCGACATCCGGCATGCCGATGTCTGCCAGGTCCGCCCAGGAATTTGCCGGACCGATCGAATCTTCCATCGAACTGACACAGGGGTGGTTGTGCTCGTCGCCCGGTTCCCGCGCGATGATGACGTGCTTCAGGTCCGGCAGGTCGTTCAGATGTTCATGGATGCGCTCGAAGATTTGCGGATCGACGACCGCCGCCTTCACGCCCGCGAAGGACAGGCCGTATTCCAGCTCTTCGCCGGTCCACCAGGAATTCATGGGTGTGGCAATCGCCCCGAGGCTCAGCGCGGCATAGAAAGCCACCGGCCATTGCGGATAGTTCCGCATGACCACGGCCACGCGGTCCCCCTTGGTGATGCCGTACTTGTCACGCAGCGTGGCAGCGAAATGCTCCACCGCGCGCAGCATCGCCTTATAGGTCACCCGCTCATCCTTGTAGACGATATAGTCCCGGTCCGGATGCGTCATCGCGGCGAGGAACAGGATCGAATGGATATTCGGCGGCGCGTTCGTGTAGCCCTTCGACGGGACACCATCGATCACGGTGTCTTCTACCTGAACCGGAGAACCGGGCGCTGCCAAGGCGGCGTTGGCCTCGGCGATGGACATGGCGGGCCAATTGGGGGGAAGCAGCTCAGATGACATGGGTTTCCTCGGGCAGGTTTTTGTGGTTCGCGCCACACAACCACGCCGAGGGCCAGGTTTGAAGAGGCCGCAAAGCCGCGGATCAGGGATTCTGCGCCCTTACCTTGCGGCAAGAACTGCGGAAATATCCCTGAACCGGGCGTGCGGGCTGCAATAAATTCTACAGCCTCAGAGGATTTACTTGCCGAAATCGCAGAAGCGGAGCTCGTGATAGGTTCCGTCGGGCTCGGTGACGTCATAGGCGCGTCCGGTCAGAGCATCGCCCTCACACAGATAGCCGATCTGGTACATGGCCAGCAGGGCCTGATTGTCCGGTGTCAGGTCGTTGGCGATCATCAGGTCGATGGCATCGTCGTGACGGCCAAGTTCCATGAGGATGTTGAACTTCTGGGTCCGGGTCGTTTCCGGCTGGGCAAGCAGCGCGTTCAGCGACGTCGCCTTGCCGCGGGCGCTGTCCAGCATGGAGGCAGCCGCCGTGCTCCACTCCGTATCACTATAGTCCGCCAGGATCTCTTCGAAGTCCTCGATGGCACCCATCGTGTCATAGCCGTTCTCGCCAAGGCGCAGCTCACCGCGGCGGTAGAGAACTTCCGCCATTTGCTCG
Coding sequences:
- a CDS encoding aldo/keto reductase — protein: MSVQRRKIGDREVYPIGLGCMNICHAYGPPLPEEEAKALLIRSLDLGYDFLDTATIYGVGRSEALIGEALGHRRQEYFLASKCVLDVRDGERVLDGRPEAIKAACEASLKRLKTDVIDLYYLHRPDPNVPIEDSVGALADLVAEGKIRFAGLSEMGAEDLRRAAAVHPIAAMQSEYSLWVRNPEIAVMQACEELGTALVAFSPVGRGFLADPPADPANFHETDMRIRAFPRFRPEYYSGNLPLLAEARTMAAEAGCSVAQLALAWTLAKGPNVLPIPGTTNLKHLEENFRAAEVTLTPEQVARLDAHFAPERAVGPRYNRVGQATVTTEMYDFEKADG
- a CDS encoding class I adenylate-forming enzyme family protein, which gives rise to MSSELLPPNWPAMSIAEANAALAAPGSPVQVEDTVIDGVPSKGYTNAPPNIHSILFLAAMTHPDRDYIVYKDERVTYKAMLRAVEHFAATLRDKYGITKGDRVAVVMRNYPQWPVAFYAALSLGAIATPMNSWWTGEELEYGLSFAGVKAAVVDPQIFERIHEHLNDLPDLKHVIIAREPGDEHNHPCVSSMEDSIGPANSWADLADIGMPDVEIGPDDDATIMYTSGTTGKPKGALATHRAVIANMFNSLTCTARMYLRKGEAVPEPDPNVTRATLMSIPFFHATGSFAILIPTALRGDKIVTMYKWDASEALPIIEHEKITSIGGVPAIAWQVLEHPDREKYDLSSIEVVSYGGAPSAPELVSTIKRRLPNAAPGNGWGMTETCATVTLNIGEDYVNRPTSAGAPPSAVELKICDPDGKEMPAGEVGELWCKSPSNCKLYWNRPDATAETFRNGWVVTGDLARLDEEGFLYLVDRAKDMLIRGGENIYSIEVESALYDHPAVMDAAVVGIPHKVLGEEVGAVVQLKPGMSVTEDELRAHVANQLAAFKVPVEIHFMDEPLPRNANGKILKKELREQFTPRG